A region from the Pseudomonas sp. P8_229 genome encodes:
- a CDS encoding substrate-binding domain-containing protein, whose amino-acid sequence MKKLINLSAVALFAFSALAHAEQLNVMTSGGFTAAYKILGPKFAAATGNTLDTQLGPSMGKAPEAIPNRLARGEHADVVIMVGYALDDLIKQGKVDPASRVELADSRIGLVVREGAPKPDISSVEGLKKTLLDAQSVAYSDSASGVYIEQQLFKKLGVEDQLKPKAKMIPKIPVGSVVATGDYQLGFQQVSELLPVPGVSFVGKIPESVQSVTRFAAGIPVSAQHPKEAKALLDYLAAPAAQADVQATGLDSVKR is encoded by the coding sequence CAGCGCCCTGGCACACGCTGAACAGCTGAACGTGATGACGTCGGGCGGCTTCACCGCCGCGTACAAAATCCTCGGTCCGAAATTCGCTGCCGCCACCGGCAACACCCTCGACACCCAACTCGGCCCGTCGATGGGTAAGGCCCCGGAGGCGATCCCCAACCGTCTCGCACGCGGTGAACACGCCGACGTGGTGATCATGGTCGGCTACGCCCTCGATGACCTGATCAAACAGGGCAAGGTCGACCCGGCCTCGCGGGTTGAACTGGCGGACTCGCGGATAGGCCTGGTGGTGCGTGAAGGCGCGCCGAAACCGGACATCAGCAGCGTCGAAGGCCTGAAGAAAACCCTGCTCGATGCACAGTCGGTGGCCTACTCCGACAGCGCCAGCGGCGTGTACATCGAACAGCAGTTGTTCAAGAAGCTTGGCGTCGAAGATCAACTGAAACCGAAGGCGAAGATGATCCCGAAAATCCCGGTCGGCTCGGTAGTTGCCACTGGCGACTATCAACTGGGCTTCCAGCAGGTCAGCGAATTGCTGCCGGTGCCGGGGGTGAGTTTTGTCGGCAAGATTCCGGAGTCTGTGCAGTCGGTGACGCGCTTCGCCGCCGGCATTCCGGTCAGCGCGCAGCATCCAAAAGAGGCCAAGGCCTTGCTTGACTACCTCGCCGCACCCGCCGCCCAGGCTGACGTACAGGCCACCGGGCTGGATTCGGTCAAGCGCTGA